ACATTGGCTCCCCTTCAGCCTGATGCGAGGCTGATCCTCGACTTCGACCAATTCCAGTTTCTTTGGAACCGCTCTGGCTCGAACGTGTCTTTACCATCGAACGCGGCGCTCGTTCGTCCGTCAACCCGAACATTGTCTCCAACGGGCATAGCGGGCGTCGTCCTCGGCGGGTGCGGACGGCCGCGTTCATCGCATCCCGCTTCAGGAAGAAACGAACTGGAGCAAGCAATGAATTTTCGTTACGGGCCGTGGGCCCGCACTTTCCATTGGACCATCGCACTTCTTGTTTTCTTCATGCTCGCGCTTGGCGCGTATATGACGAAGGGCATCGGCCCTGACGATCCGATACGCGGCCAGCTTTACAGCCTTCACAAGGCGACCGGCGCGCTCATTCTTTTTCTGGTGCTGATACGCCTCCTCGTGCGCTTCAACAACGCCCCTCCGGTCCTCGACGATCAGCCGGCGCTGATACGGGTCGGCTCTCGGTTGAACCATTACGCGCTATATCTCATGCTTATCGCGCAGCCTCTGATCGGTATTTTCCTCTCCCAGGCTGCCGACCGGCCGGTGAGCTTCTACGGACTGTTCACGCTTCCCAAACTCATCGCCCCGCAGCCCAAGCCCGTGGTAGAAAACCTCGCCGCCGCGCACCAGATCGGCGCGGGCATCCTCGTTTTACTGATCGGACTGCACATCGCGGGCGCGCTGTATCACTGGCTCATCAAGCAGGACGGTGTCATGCGCCGCATGGCCTGGTGGTAAACGCTTCCGGGCGATGACATCGTGCTCGTTCTTTCGTTGCCGCATCGCGCCGGTCCGTGACAGCGAAGATGATATCCGTCAAGGTGATGCCGCGAATGCGAGATTCGCGAGCATCATGGACATGAGCGAGACGGCATGACCACCGAATCCCCGGATCAAACCCTGCTTCTCACCGTCGATGACGGTATCGCCCGAATTACGATCAACCGTCCCGAGGCGCGTAACGCTTTCACGTTCGAGATGTACGAGAAACTCGCGGAAGCGTGCGAGACCGCGAATGCGGATTCGTCGGTTCGGGCGCTGATCATCACGGGCGCGGGCGACAAGGCGTTTTCCGCCGGAACCGACATCTCGCTGTTTCGCGCGTTCCAGAAGCCGGAAGACGCCATCGGCTACGAAAGCTTCATGGAGCGCGTGCTTTCGGCCATCGAAACCTGCCGCGTTCCGACAATCGCAGCCATCGCGGGCGCATGTACCGGAGGCGGCGGCGCTATCGCTGCATGCTGCGATCTGCGCATCGGCACAGCCAACGCGAAGTTCGGCATTCCCATCGCGCGCACGCTCGGAAACTGCCTCTCGGTCGCCAACCTTGCGCGGCTCTCGGCCTTGATCGGCATCGCTCGGGTCAAGCACATGATCCTCACCGCGCGGCTGATCGAGGCGGATGAAGCGTTCACCATCGGCCTTTTGAACGAGGTCGTTCCCGACCGCGCTGCCCTGGATGCGCGCGCGACGCAGCTTGCCGCTGAAATCGCGAGCTTCGCGCCGCTCACGCTTCGCGCTACGAAGGAAGGCTTGCGGCGCGTTCAGGCGATGAAGCATCACGTCGACGATCAGGATCTGATCCTCATGTGCTACATGAGCGAGGACTTTCGCGAAGGGATGGCGGCGTTTCTCGCAAAGCGCAAACCGGACTGGAGCGGCCGGTAGGTCTTTCTGCAAGCGCAAGGGCGGTGTCCGTTCGTGCTTTCATCGTCGTGCCCGGCCTGACGACGCGCAGGCCGGGATCAATGACGCTCTACTGGCACTCCCGTCCCGGACCGGTTTCGCGAAGCAGCGAAAGCATGCAGTTTCGTGTCTTCACGTTGTGGGCGGAGTATATCTGCCCATCGAGGAACGCCTGAAGCGGCGGCGACACCCACCAGCTGAGCGACACGCTTTTGTACTGAGCCTGCTCCCTTGTCTTTTCGCGGATGCGCATAGCGCGCTTCTGTTCTTTAGCGACCTCGTCCTTGTTCGAGAACTTGAGGATTTCCTTCAGAAAGAAATTCTCTCTCGGCTGCGGGCAGATGCTGATCTGCGCGACAGAACGGACGCCGCCGTTCAGCTGCTTCACCCGATCC
The Rhodomicrobium lacus DNA segment above includes these coding regions:
- a CDS encoding cytochrome b, giving the protein MNFRYGPWARTFHWTIALLVFFMLALGAYMTKGIGPDDPIRGQLYSLHKATGALILFLVLIRLLVRFNNAPPVLDDQPALIRVGSRLNHYALYLMLIAQPLIGIFLSQAADRPVSFYGLFTLPKLIAPQPKPVVENLAAAHQIGAGILVLLIGLHIAGALYHWLIKQDGVMRRMAWW
- a CDS encoding enoyl-CoA hydratase/isomerase family protein produces the protein MTTESPDQTLLLTVDDGIARITINRPEARNAFTFEMYEKLAEACETANADSSVRALIITGAGDKAFSAGTDISLFRAFQKPEDAIGYESFMERVLSAIETCRVPTIAAIAGACTGGGGAIAACCDLRIGTANAKFGIPIARTLGNCLSVANLARLSALIGIARVKHMILTARLIEADEAFTIGLLNEVVPDRAALDARATQLAAEIASFAPLTLRATKEGLRRVQAMKHHVDDQDLILMCYMSEDFREGMAAFLAKRKPDWSGR